A stretch of the Candidatus Campbellbacteria bacterium genome encodes the following:
- the purF gene encoding amidophosphoribosyltransferase, with the protein MLGEKCGVFGVSSLPNAIETTVIALHIVQHRGQESVGVSVVNNNTMTTRLKEGLVKVNFSEADSVKGLEGDSAIGHTRYSTTQSKSPLLDAQPIEMTLPNFSDMKVAIAHNGQLLDYEKLKKELVNQGAKFKTDSDTEIILQLLAKEDESDITKAIFNVLKKVKGGFAIVILLEDGTLYAARDEIGIRPLVLGKKNGSFAVASESCVFNAIDFECVREVEPGELLKIKGDKMESLRFAEKQRVRPCIFELIYFARPDSLFLGKTIYERRKEIGRQLAKESPMKADMVIPIPDSGLPMAIGYSEESGIPFEYGIIRSHYAVRSFIQPKQTLRQKAILFKHNPNIDLLKGKDIILIDDSLVRGTTIKKLIALIRKTDVKSINVKIGSPMLKHKDIYGIDIPSESELIANLKTLDEIKKEINADTLTYLSIDGIYRAAGFESRDDKNPQMTDHYFTGDYPIR; encoded by the coding sequence ATGTTGGGTGAAAAGTGTGGAGTTTTTGGAGTGTCCAGTCTACCAAATGCAATTGAAACAACTGTAATTGCTTTGCATATTGTTCAACATAGAGGGCAGGAGTCTGTGGGTGTTTCTGTTGTGAACAACAACACCATGACGACAAGATTGAAAGAGGGGCTGGTCAAGGTGAATTTTAGTGAGGCCGATTCAGTAAAAGGTTTGGAAGGAGATTCTGCAATCGGTCATACGAGGTATTCAACAACACAATCAAAATCTCCATTACTTGATGCACAGCCGATAGAGATGACGCTTCCAAATTTCTCTGATATGAAAGTTGCTATAGCGCATAACGGTCAGTTGTTGGATTATGAAAAGTTGAAAAAAGAGTTGGTAAATCAAGGTGCAAAATTCAAAACAGATTCTGATACGGAGATAATATTGCAGTTGTTGGCGAAAGAGGATGAGAGCGACATAACAAAGGCAATTTTTAATGTGTTGAAGAAGGTAAAGGGTGGCTTTGCGATTGTTATTTTGTTGGAAGATGGGACTTTGTATGCCGCAAGGGATGAGATAGGTATTCGCCCTCTTGTGTTGGGTAAAAAAAATGGAAGTTTTGCCGTTGCTTCTGAGAGTTGTGTTTTTAATGCGATAGATTTTGAATGTGTAAGGGAGGTAGAACCTGGTGAGTTGTTAAAAATAAAAGGTGATAAAATGGAATCTTTGAGGTTTGCAGAGAAACAGAGGGTGAGACCGTGTATTTTTGAATTAATTTATTTTGCTCGCCCTGATAGTCTATTCTTGGGGAAGACAATATATGAGCGCAGAAAGGAAATAGGTAGGCAATTAGCAAAAGAATCACCAATGAAAGCAGATATGGTTATACCAATCCCTGACTCGGGTCTGCCGATGGCGATTGGCTATTCAGAAGAATCTGGAATTCCTTTTGAGTACGGGATCATAAGAAGCCATTACGCTGTTAGGTCTTTTATTCAGCCGAAGCAAACTCTGAGGCAAAAGGCGATTTTATTCAAACACAATCCAAATATAGATCTTTTGAAAGGTAAGGATATAATTTTGATTGATGATTCTCTTGTGCGTGGGACGACAATAAAAAAGTTAATCGCGTTGATAAGAAAAACGGATGTAAAGTCAATAAATGTGAAAATTGGCTCGCCTATGTTGAAACATAAAGATATATATGGAATTGATATACCATCTGAATCTGAACTTATCGCGAATTTAAAGACCTTAGATGAAATAAAAAAAGAAATAAATGCAGATACTTTAACCTATTTATCTATTGACGGTATTTATAGAGCCGCAGGATTTGAGTCGCGAGATGACAAAAATCCGCAAATGACAGACCATTATTTTACAGGCGATTATCCGATAAGGTAG